A region of the Cyprinus carpio isolate SPL01 chromosome A14, ASM1834038v1, whole genome shotgun sequence genome:
CTTGCAGGTAACATGTGACAATATTATATAAGACAGTTtatgtcatatattacatttccatatcAGATGATcagtttgtttttcagtaaaaaatgcAAGCATTCTTACaatcaaatacatttacttgagaagcaacattTTTATGAGATATCATcatatcttgttttatttattttttcttcttctaagcATCAACCTGTTATGTTACACCAAGTTTGTAAGATTTATcaatttaaagatgttttaatggCAAACAAGAGCAGTACTTGTTAAGAAAACAAGTTATTTTGCATTGAAACTGAGAAAAAGCCCAATattcacaccaacacacacacacacatttacttgacTATCCAAATGGAACATTgcatagactgctattgttaaatacacacacttgtagaTACACTAACATAATCCTAACAGAAAACTTCCTGAGtttttaaaaaactcaaaatatggctaggtagttacacacacacacacacacacacacacacacacacacacacacacacacagaaagagtttGAGCAGGTCTAATGTCACACACATCTGCTTCTGTTGTCACTGCTGCATGGTATGATCTTCACGTCACATGGACACTTTCATACAACCTCAGATGAGAGACTTGAGCACACCGTTGTCTGACACAAGCGATGACACCCCCTCACAAGGCAAAGCAAAGCAGAGCAAACCGTTTTGGCTTTAATTACgctcattctctttctctcagaaTGGAGAGCAACGCCTCTCGGGAAACTATTTTCAAAACTCTAACACAAAGCACATTTCATCACAGCAGCAGAGAACAAGGAAAAAAATCCACTTTATAAACGCGAATCATCAAGCctgtaataatataacattttcgGTTCCAGTTTAaatttccaaaacacacacacatatatagaatcacatttgtttttcatttgagcAGAGGCCTGCGCTCACAAACCCACAAGCCCAGTGTAGAATTTCATCTGGTTCCTGCAGCCGAGAGTTTAACTCTATCCCTCGAGGGAGAGTTTAGCGGGAGCAACGCAGATGCGTCGCAGTGTACCAACTGAACGTGCGGATTAAGTTTCACTTTTAGAGATTCCTCTTCTTACTCGGCTCAGCCACCTCTGAAAGGAAATTTCTATTCACTGAGACTTAGAGGGTCAGCTGATTTTAATGGTCACTTATTGCTTGTTCAGGCAATGCTGGTGGCACAAAGCAGGGTCTCACGGACCACCCTGCTCCGACATCGCCTGAGGCGTTCAAACCCAGGCTAATTCCTCCGCTTACTCGGCGGGGGACAGGTATCTCAGACCCACACACGGATCTCCCCGGCTCATTTCCCTTTTACCCTGCATTTCCTTGGCCAGAAAACTATTacaataagaaagaaacaaacaattcCATCCTGTGGTTTCGTGTTATTAATATCTGCAATCATGCTGTCTGGGCGTCTGATTTGTTGAATTTGTCACTGCTGATAAGAGAGATTAGTTCGCTCACAGCAGGAATACAAAGCAGCACATTTTACCCAGGGTTCCCCTCTCTCTGCCTGAGCAACTCAGAGCACAGCGAGCGCTCCACTCTGAGATTAAGGCCTATGCTCTCTCCGAGCTGAAACAATACAGCTAGCCTGCCAAAAAACAAAGCCCACATTCTCAAGTGCAAAGCAATTTATACTTAATACAACCCAGATCGTCTAAAAAAgaacaggggggaaaaaaacaagcaGGAACTTTGGTAATGCATGTACAGTTATCCAGCACTCTTTTCCCCCTCTTTAGTTTGGATATTCTCGCTTAGGTTTTTCCACCACATTCACACAAATGACTTCAGCACATGTTTTAGAATATGTTCCCTTAGATTTCCTTTCACACAATATGCAAGAGCGATCAAAATcactgacacccccccccccccccaaataaaaacatgattactcACCTCTGCATGTTGAGTTCTGGGCTGGCTGGCGTCGGCTTCGATGGCGTATACATCTATCAAGTAGAGGTCCGAGCCTTGCTCCCTGTCCAGTTCTGCAGCTGTTTGGATCATCCCAGAGTGGCGGCCAATGGTGAAAAGCCGGCCTGCAGCCTTCCCTCCGCTCCGgactgaaacaataaaaaactccACCTTGGTGCCGGTGCCACGTGGGCTGGAGGCATCCAAAGAGATGACGTTGGTTCCAGGCGGTTGGCCCTCCTTTAGAATGGTGATGTATTTGGGTTGGGAGAAGACCGGGCCTTCTGAACCCTGAAGGATGATGGTCAGCTCCGTCCGTGAGGTCTTGCGGTCCGTGCCGTGATCTGTAGCGGACACAATCAGACTGTAAATGAGCTTTGAGGGAAGGAGCTGAGAGGCGAGTCTGATATCTCCACTGTAACGGTCCATGATAAACGTGTCTGAATCTCCTCTTAAGAGTTCATACTCCACCTCCCCGTTGGCACCCTCATCAGGGTCAAAAGCCACTACTGTTGTCAGAATGGAGCCGATTACTATGTTAGATTCAGCCACTAGGGCGTTCTGGGAGATAAATAATGGCACGTTGTCATTTTGGTCCGTCACCCATATGGTAATGTTTTTCAGAGCAAAACGCCGGAACTCGACCGGCACGGCTTGGTCTGTTGCTTTGATGGTCAGCTCAAAAAGGTTGGAAAACTCTCTGTCAATCTCTTTGTTCGTGTAGATCACTCCAGACGCAGGGTCGATGCGGAAATGACCTCCTCTAGGAGTCTGCATGACGATGGAGTACTCCAGCTGGCCGTTGATGTCGGCATCCGTGTCGTGAGCTGTTATAGTCATGACGGAGGTGGAGAGCGGGAGGTTTTCAGGGATGGACTTAAAAATGTCACCTGGTGTAAAAACAGGAGGGTTGTCATTAAAATCTCTCACATGAATGATGACCGGAATGGAGGAAGACCTGGGTGGCCTCCCACTGTCTTTGGCTGTGACGTTGAGTTTGTACAAGGACTGCGTTTCATAATCGAGTTTTTTGACCAGGAAAATGCTGCCAGTGTTGGGACTGATGCTGAAAGTGCCGTGGTTGTTGGTGGCGGTGATGCTGTATGTGATGTCGGCGTTGGAACCAGAGTCAGAGTCTGTGGCGGTTACGGAGGCGACCAGCTCTCCAATCCGCATGTTCTCCAGCACATCCACTGTGAGGGTGGATTTGGGAAATGACGGAGAGTTATCGTTATCATCTAGGACACTGATGCTCAACACACATGTGGATGACAGAGGCACAATCCCAGAATCCTCCGTTATAATTTTGAGGGAGTAAAAGGGTGTTGTCTCGTAGTCTAGTTTTCCCACTAGAGTAACTTGACCAGAAGTGCTGTCAATGCTGAACTGTTTTTCCTCATTTCCCTCCACGATGTTGTAACGAACAAGACCGTTTTTATTTTCATCTACATCTGAGGCAGAGACTCGGAGCAGCTGCGTCATGTTCTGGGCGGATTCTGAGATAGAGGCCTGGTAAATATCTTTGGTGAATTTTGGTGGGTTGTCGTTGATGTCCTGTATGTACACTTGAACTTTGGCCTGGTCTTTGAGAGGCTTGGGAAGGCCCTGATCAGAGGACACAACTGTGAAACTAAACACCGCGGCACCTCTCTGTCTCATGAGAGATTCGCGGTCGAGCTGTAGCGTGCTGGTCAACACACCTGTGATGGCGTTCAGCTCAAAATTTGGCTGCGGCGTTTCAAAGGAGTAACGTACCTCACTGTTCGGCCCAAAGTCTTTATCCTCAGCGAAAACCAGCCCGACGAAAGAGCCTCTCTCCTGCTCTTCCTCGAAGTGGAACACATAATTAGTGCTGTTGAAAAGCGGACGGTTGTCATTCACATCGTCGAGAAGAATCGTCACATTAACATTGGCGCTCAGTGGCTCGACGGCTCTGTCTTTGGCCACCACTAATAAACTGTACCGATCTTGTACTTCTCTGTCCAATTCTGCCTTAATATACAACTGCCCATCAGGGAAAATCCCAAAAACGTCATTTGTGTTACCGCTAATGATGTCATACACAATTTCCCCATTGAGTCCTGAGTCTTTATCGCTGGCCTCCACCTTAAAAAACCGACTGTTTACTGGCTCGGATTCCAGAATGGTGACTTCATAGGAGAGCTGGTCAAAAACTGGCGCGTTGTCGTTGACGTCGTACACGCTGATGGTGAGAATGAGGCTGGAGGTGCGCTGAGGGACACCGAGGTCAGAGGCCACGACCTCCACCTGGTAGGAGCTGGTGGTGACTTCTAGGGGGCCAGTGAGGGTGATCAATCCGTGTCTTTCGTGGATGTGAAACAAGCCTTTGGGGTTATGTTTGAGGCTGTACACGACCATGCCATTGGTCCCCTCATCAGGATCCGAAGCTTTAGCCTGGAATATTTGGTGACCGGTGGCCCAGTTCTCCACAGCGCTCACATGCTCGACATTGTGAATGAAATGAGGGGCATTATCATTCAAATCCTTCACTGTGATATTAACTAATGCTTCCCCCGTAACCTCCCCACCTCTTGCAATCACCCTGAGTTGGTAAAATGCCTGCTCTTCTCTGTCTATCAGCCCTGAAGCTGTGATCTGCCCTGTGCTGCCTTTGATAGCAAACAGACCGCGCTGGTCCCCTGATGCaatcaaatatgtaatatttgtgttCAGATCTACTGTGGTGGCCGACACGGTGCCAATAATGGTGTCAATGGCCACATTCTCAAACATTACAAAGCTGTACTCTTTCTGACTGAACACGGGCGGGTTATCTTGCGTGTCTACAACAGTGACTGTGACTATAGCTTGCGTGTTTGAGCGCAATCCGCCTCCGTCTGTCGCAGTGACCTGCAGCTGATAAGAGGTTTTCTCCTCTCTGTCGAGGGGCACTAGAGTTGTGATTCTACCAGAGTTGCTATTGATGTGAAACTTGTAAGAGTCACCAGCAGTGATGGCATATTTTACAGTGCCATTGCGGCCAAGGTCAGGGTCGGAAGCTGTTACAGTAGTCACAAATGAGCCCGAAGGCTCGTTTTCTTTGATATTGGCAAAATACTGCACAGGGTAAAACACTGGGCTGTTATCATTAACGTCCTTTAGTGTGATATTGACTTTGCAGATGGAGTAAAGGGGGGGCATGCCTGCATCTGTGGCTTTTATGTGCAGCAAATAAGAGCTCTCTTCTTCTCTGTCTAACTCTGTGGCTGTACTCAACCGGCCCGATACTACATCTAACCTGAACTTATTCTGAATGCTCACGGGGGTTTCAGGGTCAAATGAGAATCGGACTGTGCCGTTGGCACCGAGATCCGAATCTGTGGTGGACAGCACCACAAGCTCGGAGCCGGCAGGCGAATGCTCGACTAAGGAAATGTGATACGTGCTTTGAGTGAAAGTGGGGACCTGGTCGTTAACGTCGGTGATATTCACTATCAGTTTGGTGTAGGAGATTTTCGGCTGCAGGCCTTGGTCTTTGGCACTGATATTCAGCACTATTTGAGAAGCTATTTCCCTATCGAGCTCTGCTGCGCTGGTAACCAAACCACTGTTCTCACTGATGGCAAACCAGCCCAAACTGTTTCCAGACACCAGTGAGTAGCGGAGATTGGCATTCTGCCCGGAGTCTCCATCTGTGGCTGAGACCCCTTTAATGTAGCTGCCTTTAGGAATGTCCTCACTGATGTCTACTCTATACACAGCTTCCTGAAATATGGGTGGATGGTCATTAATATCATTCACAAATATAACCAGACTTGCAAAAGACGAGCGAGCGACAGGCCTGCCGTTATCTGACACTGAAACGGTGAGGTTGTAGGAGGAGATTCGCTCTCTGTCGAGCACACTGGCTACTTTGATTAGGCTCAGATTGGGGACGGGTGAACTGTGGACTTCAAAATGTCTCTGTTCGTTTCCGCCAAGTATAGAAACTGAAATATTACCGTTAGCCGTGGACGAATCTGAATCGGAAACTGTTAATAGTGCCACTACGGTGCCCACCTGTGCATTCTCATCCACCGAAGCGAATTTGGATGTGGTAGGGAAGTAGCGAAATTTAACTACGGGGTCATTGTCATTCACATCAAGCAGTTTTATAGTCGCTTCTGACCTGCCTGAGAGAGAGGGGACGCCGTTGTCTACTGCATGGATAGTGAGGGAATACTCCTTCCTGGTCTCATAATCCAACCCCTCCTTTATAATCACAGTCCCAGCCTTGGGGTCAATCTGAAAAGGAGTTCCTTCATCTAAAAAATAGGAAATGTCAGCATTTGTACCCTCGTCCAGATCTG
Encoded here:
- the LOC122147491 gene encoding protocadherin Fat 4-like, which translates into the protein MALSGRSLDTLHLILFVLWTLSRYSLSSQVRQEFEVLEEQPVGTYVGTIDTKPSFTYRFSEHHKLFSINATTGVIYTSSVIDREVLPSNIINVVVLSSQPTYPTEVRIVVLDINDNAPVFPDASIVVSFKEDASSGRQVILDTATDADIGSNGVDHTTYRIVRGNEQRKFRLDITVNPSGEGAFLHLVSTGGLDRELTPFYQLLIQVEDKGEPKKFGYLQVNVTIQDINDNPPAFDQDHYQTSVFEDAAIGSSVLQITATDLDEGTNADISYFLDEGTPFQIDPKAGTVIIKEGLDYETRKEYSLTIHAVDNGVPSLSGRSEATIKLLDVNDNDPVVKFRYFPTTSKFASVDENAQVGTVVALLTVSDSDSSTANGNISVSILGGNEQRHFEVHSSPVPNLSLIKVASVLDRERISSYNLTVSVSDNGRPVARSSFASLVIFVNDINDHPPIFQEAVYRVDISEDIPKGSYIKGVSATDGDSGQNANLRYSLVSGNSLGWFAISENSGLVTSAAELDREIASQIVLNISAKDQGLQPKISYTKLIVNITDVNDQVPTFTQSTYHISLVEHSPAGSELVVLSTTDSDLGANGTVRFSFDPETPVSIQNKFRLDVVSGRLSTATELDREEESSYLLHIKATDAGMPPLYSICKVNITLKDVNDNSPVFYPVQYFANIKENEPSGSFVTTVTASDPDLGRNGTVKYAITAGDSYKFHINSNSGRITTLVPLDREEKTSYQLQVTATDGGGLRSNTQAIVTVTVVDTQDNPPVFSQKEYSFVMFENVAIDTIIGTVSATTVDLNTNITYLIASGDQRGLFAIKGSTGQITASGLIDREEQAFYQLRVIARGGEVTGEALVNITVKDLNDNAPHFIHNVEHVSAVENWATGHQIFQAKASDPDEGTNGMVVYSLKHNPKGLFHIHERHGLITLTGPLEVTTSSYQVEVVASDLGVPQRTSSLILTISVYDVNDNAPVFDQLSYEVTILESEPVNSRFFKVEASDKDSGLNGEIVYDIISGNTNDVFGIFPDGQLYIKAELDREVQDRYSLLVVAKDRAVEPLSANVNVTILLDDVNDNRPLFNSTNYVFHFEEEQERGSFVGLVFAEDKDFGPNSEVRYSFETPQPNFELNAITGVLTSTLQLDRESLMRQRGAAVFSFTVVSSDQGLPKPLKDQAKVQVYIQDINDNPPKFTKDIYQASISESAQNMTQLLRVSASDVDENKNGLVRYNIVEGNEEKQFSIDSTSGQVTLVGKLDYETTPFYSLKIITEDSGIVPLSSTCVLSISVLDDNDNSPSFPKSTLTVDVLENMRIGELVASVTATDSDSGSNADITYSITATNNHGTFSISPNTGSIFLVKKLDYETQSLYKLNVTAKDSGRPPRSSSIPVIIHVRDFNDNPPVFTPGDIFKSIPENLPLSTSVMTITAHDTDADINGQLEYSIVMQTPRGGHFRIDPASGVIYTNKEIDREFSNLFELTIKATDQAVPVEFRRFALKNITIWVTDQNDNVPLFISQNALVAESNIVIGSILTTVVAFDPDEGANGEVEYELLRGDSDTFIMDRYSGDIRLASQLLPSKLIYSLIVSATDHGTDRKTSRTELTIILQGSEGPVFSQPKYITILKEGQPPGTNVISLDASSPRGTGTKVEFFIVSVRSGGKAAGRLFTIGRHSGMIQTAAELDREQGSDLYLIDVYAIEADASQPRTQHAEVSNHVFIWGGGGVSVILIALAYCVKGNLREHILKHVLKSFV